From a single Pseudalkalibacillus hwajinpoensis genomic region:
- a CDS encoding DUF1450 domain-containing protein, whose translation MTTIEFCAGNLRENQKVWNELEKYSGLELIDYGCLGYCGNCYAESFAIVDGVLMNADDAEELIDKIIRKLKLKN comes from the coding sequence TTGACGACAATCGAGTTTTGTGCCGGTAACCTTCGAGAGAATCAGAAGGTCTGGAACGAATTGGAAAAGTATTCCGGGCTAGAGTTGATCGACTATGGATGCCTTGGCTACTGTGGAAATTGCTACGCAGAATCGTTTGCGATTGTAGATGGGGTTTTGATGAATGCAGATGATGCTGAAGAATTAATTGATAAAATTATTCGAAAACTTAAATTGAAAAATTAA
- a CDS encoding NAD(P)/FAD-dependent oxidoreductase: MKRLVLLGGGYGGMRILQKLFASDLPEDLTITLVDRNPYHSMKTEYYALAAGTASDHHIRVQFPVHQKLEMKYGEISGIDLEANLVHMKNDDDLAYDTLIIGLGCEDKYHNVPGADVHTLSIQTIDSSRRTYEVLNNLGARSVVGIVGAGLSGVELASELHESRPDLQIKLFDRGNTILSAFPERLGKYVQSWFEERNVEVVSESNITQVEPQTLYNHGKPVHCDSIVWTAGIQPNQLVRNLEVEKDSQQRIILNEYHKIPDHNNVFVVGDCASLPHAPSAQLAEEQAEQIALVLQKQWKQEAPPALPPIKIKGTLGSLGSKHGFGIMANRPLTGRVPRLLKSGILWMYKNHNG; encoded by the coding sequence ATGAAAAGGCTAGTGCTTTTAGGCGGCGGATACGGTGGTATGCGCATCCTACAGAAATTATTTGCATCTGATCTACCTGAAGATCTCACCATTACCCTCGTTGACCGCAATCCTTATCACAGTATGAAAACAGAATATTATGCACTTGCTGCAGGAACAGCAAGTGACCATCATATACGCGTTCAATTCCCCGTTCATCAGAAACTGGAAATGAAATACGGAGAAATTTCGGGTATCGATCTAGAAGCAAACCTTGTTCATATGAAAAACGATGATGATCTTGCTTACGACACGCTCATTATTGGATTAGGCTGCGAAGATAAGTATCATAATGTACCAGGCGCAGATGTTCATACATTGAGCATTCAAACAATTGATTCATCTCGAAGAACATACGAAGTCTTAAACAATCTTGGCGCAAGATCTGTGGTTGGGATCGTTGGAGCCGGATTAAGCGGCGTGGAGCTCGCTAGTGAACTCCATGAAAGTAGACCCGATCTTCAGATTAAACTTTTCGACAGAGGAAACACAATCCTCTCTGCATTTCCTGAACGATTGGGTAAATATGTTCAATCTTGGTTTGAAGAGCGGAATGTAGAAGTTGTTAGTGAATCGAATATCACACAGGTAGAACCTCAGACACTTTACAACCACGGTAAACCTGTTCATTGTGATTCAATCGTTTGGACAGCCGGGATTCAACCTAACCAACTTGTGAGAAATCTAGAAGTTGAAAAAGACTCCCAACAACGCATTATTCTCAATGAATATCACAAGATCCCTGACCACAATAATGTATTCGTTGTCGGTGACTGTGCAAGCCTCCCGCACGCGCCAAGTGCTCAGCTGGCTGAAGAACAGGCAGAACAAATCGCTCTCGTTCTCCAAAAACAATGGAAACAAGAAGCACCACCAGCTCTTCCGCCAATTAAAATCAAAGGCACACTCGGTTCACTCGGAAGCAAACACGGATTCGGCATCATGGCCAACCGCCCCCTCACCGGAAGAGTACCACGTCTTCTAAAGTCAGGGATTCTATGGATGTATAAAAATCATAATGGGTAA
- a CDS encoding DUF1462 family protein: MEEVLVYGAGERCASCVNLPSSEETAEWLKAALDRKYPERNIAVRYVDVHSKLSGNEAAFAAKVIDEDLFYPVVVIRNQIVSEGNPELKDLYAVLEDHSATA; the protein is encoded by the coding sequence AGTACTAGTCTATGGAGCAGGAGAACGATGTGCAAGCTGTGTGAACCTACCTTCTTCAGAAGAAACGGCTGAGTGGCTGAAAGCCGCCCTTGATCGAAAATATCCAGAAAGAAATATAGCAGTTCGTTATGTAGATGTCCATAGTAAGCTTTCAGGGAATGAAGCTGCTTTCGCTGCAAAAGTAATTGATGAGGATTTGTTTTATCCAGTTGTTGTGATTCGAAATCAGATTGTTTCAGAGGGAAATCCTGAACTTAAAGATTTATACGCTGTTCTAGAAGATCATTCTGCAACAGCTTGA